A portion of the Candidatus Ruthia endofausta genome contains these proteins:
- the accD gene encoding acetyl-CoA carboxylase, carboxyltransferase subunit beta — translation MSWLEKILPSITSVAKKNIPEGLWRKCPKCETTLYSEELKALNCVCPKCDYHMRISARMRLDGFLEKDGQEEIAANLSAVDPLKFKDQKKYKDRYLQAQKITHEKDALVVKTGTLNGIKVVVAAFEFKFMGGSMGSVVGEKLVRAAKISIETNSPLICFSASGGARMQEGLFSLMQMSKTALMIKLLSNKKVPFISILTDPTMGGVSASFAMLGDVHIAEPSALIGFAGPRVVEQTVRESLPEGFQRSEFLLEKGAIDMIVHRSELRTQVHKILSAMMFNSG, via the coding sequence ATGAGTTGGCTAGAAAAAATCCTACCCTCTATTACCAGTGTAGCGAAGAAAAATATTCCAGAAGGCTTATGGAGAAAGTGCCCTAAGTGTGAAACCACGCTTTATTCAGAAGAATTAAAAGCGTTGAATTGTGTTTGCCCTAAGTGCGATTATCATATGCGTATTTCCGCTCGTATGCGACTTGATGGTTTTTTGGAGAAAGATGGGCAGGAAGAAATTGCTGCTAATTTAAGTGCGGTTGATCCTCTAAAGTTTAAGGATCAAAAAAAATACAAAGATCGTTATTTACAAGCACAAAAAATCACCCATGAAAAAGATGCGCTTGTGGTTAAAACAGGTACGCTTAACGGTATAAAAGTCGTGGTCGCCGCTTTTGAATTTAAATTTATGGGCGGTTCAATGGGCTCTGTGGTGGGTGAGAAGCTTGTTCGCGCTGCAAAAATAAGCATTGAAACCAACTCGCCGTTGATTTGTTTTTCAGCTTCAGGCGGTGCGCGTATGCAAGAGGGCTTGTTTTCACTGATGCAGATGAGTAAAACAGCTTTAATGATTAAGTTGCTGAGTAACAAAAAAGTACCTTTTATTTCGATTTTGACTGATCCAACCATGGGCGGCGTTTCTGCTAGTTTTGCCATGTTAGGAGATGTTCATATTGCTGAACCAAGTGCGTTGATTGGTTTTGCTGGCCCTAGAGTGGTTGAACAAACCGTGCGAGAATCATTGCCAGAAGGCTTTCAACGTAGTGAGTTTTTGCTAGAAAAAGGTGCGATTGATATGATTGTGCACCGGTCTGAATTGCGCACTCAAGTACATAAAATATTAAGCGCCATGATGTTTAATAGTGGCTAA
- the rpmE gene encoding 50S ribosomal protein L31: MKTDIHPNYNDVKVVCSCGNSFETRSTVDKEELHLDVCSSCHPFYTGKQKIMDSAGRVEKFKSRYASFKRQG, encoded by the coding sequence ATGAAAACAGATATTCATCCTAATTACAATGACGTTAAAGTAGTTTGCTCATGTGGCAATTCCTTTGAAACACGCTCAACCGTTGACAAAGAAGAATTACACTTAGATGTATGTTCTAGTTGTCATCCTTTTTATACAGGTAAACAAAAGATTATGGACAGTGCTGGTCGTGTTGAGAAGTTTAAATCACGTTATGCCAGTTTTAAGAGACAAGGGTAA
- a CDS encoding DUF1924 domain-containing protein: MPNKSCTSCHTNDLKKNGAYATRTKKLIKSMSPKINQKRLTDTKKNKWLKRNYKFS; encoded by the coding sequence ATGCCCAATAAAAGTTGCACAAGTTGCCATACTAACGACCTTAAAAAAAATGGCGCTTATGCAACAAGGACTAAAAAATTAATTAAATCCATGTCACCAAAGATTAACCAAAAAAGATTAACCGATACCAAAAAAAATAAGTGGCTAAAGAGAAACTACAAATTTTCATAG
- a CDS encoding FKBP-type peptidyl-prolyl cis-trans isomerase, translated as MAKYKIFYKLSHANGALVDESWNEPLEFELGDGQLDSCLESCVIDAQVGKLQTFLLSASEAFGSELEEAFQVMKRPDFPQTMMIELGAVVEFKTPIGDSYEGCIDQIEGDDITVNFNHPLAGSDVSFQVKILQKQ; from the coding sequence GTGGCTAAATACAAAATTTTCTACAAGCTTAGCCATGCAAACGGTGCCTTGGTTGATGAATCTTGGAACGAGCCACTTGAGTTTGAATTGGGCGATGGTCAGCTAGATTCGTGCTTAGAGTCCTGCGTTATTGACGCTCAAGTGGGGAAATTGCAAACCTTTCTTTTAAGCGCATCAGAGGCATTTGGCAGTGAGCTGGAAGAAGCCTTTCAAGTTATGAAGCGCCCAGATTTTCCACAAACTATGATGATTGAGTTAGGTGCCGTTGTTGAGTTTAAAACACCTATAGGAGATTCTTATGAGGGCTGTATTGATCAAATTGAGGGGGATGATATTACCGTTAATTTTAATCACCCACTGGCAGGTAGTGATGTCTCTTTTCAAGTAAAAATCCTCCAAAAACAGTGA
- a CDS encoding sulfur relay protein DsrC, translating into MLLLSEVIIANPQVENFEALVVVLKQVSKGSDERFFRMDVKPDYTDVPDNWEDRLEAAFC; encoded by the coding sequence ATGTTATTATTGAGTGAAGTGATTATTGCCAATCCTCAAGTGGAGAATTTTGAGGCGTTGGTTGTGGTTTTGAAACAGGTGTCTAAAGGGTCTGACGAGCGGTTTTTTAGGATGGATGTGAAGCCTGATTATACGGATGTGCCTGATAATTGGGAGGACCGCTTAGAGGCGGCTTTTTGTTAG
- the trpA gene encoding tryptophan synthase subunit alpha, whose translation MSRLSTIFTQLPVDEKAFIPFITAGDGGLDNTLELMQVLVKNGADVIELGVPFSDPMADGPTIAKSHERAVKDGVSLSDVLVLVKKFRQSNDTTAIVLMGYLNPIEVFGYQAFANVASESGVDGVLVVDMPPEEAHDLKQSLDGVDIDFIFLVAPTTTDERLAFLATIASGFIYFVALKGVTGAEHLDVDLVKAHLLRIRQTVDLPIGGGFGIKDAKSAKAVSEHADAIIVGSSLVAFVEQYANDRDKMLASVGRLANEIATAIK comes from the coding sequence ATGTCAAGGTTAAGTACAATTTTTACCCAACTTCCTGTTGATGAAAAAGCATTTATCCCCTTTATTACTGCGGGGGATGGCGGGCTTGATAATACCCTTGAATTAATGCAAGTTTTGGTCAAAAATGGTGCAGATGTGATTGAGTTGGGTGTGCCGTTTTCAGACCCGATGGCTGATGGCCCTACAATTGCTAAATCGCACGAGCGTGCGGTGAAGGATGGTGTAAGTTTATCTGATGTGCTTGTTTTAGTTAAAAAATTTAGACAAAGCAACGATACAACAGCTATTGTGCTGATGGGTTATTTAAATCCGATTGAGGTTTTTGGTTATCAAGCCTTTGCTAATGTTGCTAGTGAAAGTGGCGTTGATGGTGTGTTGGTGGTGGATATGCCACCAGAAGAGGCGCATGATTTAAAGCAGAGTCTTGACGGGGTTGATATTGATTTTATCTTTTTGGTTGCGCCAACGACAACAGATGAGCGCTTAGCATTTTTAGCCACCATTGCCTCAGGTTTTATTTATTTTGTCGCTCTTAAAGGTGTGACGGGCGCAGAGCATTTGGATGTTGATTTGGTCAAAGCACATCTTTTAAGAATTCGTCAAACGGTTGATTTGCCCATTGGAGGGGGGTTTGGTATTAAAGACGCTAAAAGCGCAAAGGCAGTGTCTGAGCATGCTGATGCAATTATTGTGGGCTCATCGTTGGTTGCATTTGTTGAACAATATGCAAATGATAGAGATAAAATGCTAGCAAGTGTTGGGCGTTTGGCAAATGAAATTGCTACCGCAATTAAATAA
- a CDS encoding heavy metal translocating P-type ATPase, which yields MNNTCYHCGLEVTRHNKVQASIEDEQKDFCCVGCASVCQTIYLSGLGFFYHQQTNSLLPVVDLEYPVEFYDADAFQQPFLEPFDEGVKTITLISNSIHCAACVWLIERAIGVLGGVVWVRVSLTDKRIRLSWADADIQLSVIMQRLAGLGYAAMPYEQNMAESIANKANKAMLYRISFSAFTMMNLLWISIAMYTGAADGKYHNYFQWLGFSLATPTLFYAGMPFLKNAYFGLKNRFMNMDVPISIGALSTYFYSVYVLLGLSTKNEVYFDTVVNFIFVILIGRYLESSAKKSTLSASSALQQLQPKVAYVISKGEEKITPVGTIKMDETVLIKPTERLAVDGIVLSGDSEVDESLLTGESLLVRKQSGDEVFAGSVNASGSLMIKVTKTLKNSALGQIVSLVENTQYNKNSIICTLDKIIPYFVGTTIFLAIATFIYWYPYDFDLALLSATSVLIITCPCAFGLATPMSIAVASGVAIKKKILIKNSNALEVLDKVDWVVFDKTGTLTKGEFSISHIEALIDKTNFINIMASIERHSEHPLAKAIVGADKTGRILEVSEFYADHGQGVSGVINQQSYKIGHLSYVDSKHQVDTDLLNKSSILEQQGASCIWCANESDVLGFVALKDQIKSDATEVVDKLKSMGKQVSILSGDSKVVTQAIASKLGVENMIAQALPKDKADYIKQLQQSYTVLMVGDGVNDAPALVQANASIAIGSGSDVSVNSADLVILKSTLSPIIELINLAKRTNSTIKQNITFALLYNAFMVPLAIMAKVTPLFAAIVMPISSLVVIGNATRLRNK from the coding sequence ATGAACAATACCTGTTATCACTGCGGATTAGAAGTGACTAGACATAATAAAGTCCAAGCATCTATTGAAGACGAACAGAAGGATTTTTGTTGTGTTGGTTGTGCAAGTGTGTGTCAAACCATTTATTTGAGTGGGCTGGGTTTTTTTTATCATCAACAAACCAACTCATTACTGCCTGTTGTTGATTTGGAATATCCAGTAGAATTTTATGATGCAGATGCTTTTCAGCAGCCTTTCTTAGAACCTTTTGATGAAGGGGTTAAAACCATCACCCTAATTAGCAACAGCATCCATTGTGCTGCTTGTGTGTGGCTGATTGAAAGAGCAATTGGCGTACTTGGTGGGGTTGTTTGGGTGCGGGTGAGTTTGACTGATAAGCGCATTCGTCTTAGTTGGGCTGATGCTGATATTCAACTATCTGTGATTATGCAAAGATTAGCAGGCCTTGGATATGCAGCCATGCCGTACGAACAAAATATGGCTGAGTCTATTGCTAATAAAGCCAATAAAGCCATGCTTTATCGTATTAGTTTTAGCGCATTTACGATGATGAATTTATTGTGGATTTCAATTGCTATGTATACAGGCGCAGCAGATGGAAAATACCATAATTATTTTCAGTGGCTGGGCTTTTCATTGGCCACACCTACTTTATTTTATGCGGGTATGCCATTTCTTAAAAATGCTTATTTTGGGCTTAAAAACCGCTTTATGAATATGGATGTGCCGATTAGTATTGGGGCGTTGAGCACGTATTTTTATTCTGTGTATGTACTATTAGGGCTGTCTACTAAAAACGAGGTGTATTTTGACACGGTGGTTAATTTTATCTTTGTGATTTTAATTGGGCGTTATCTTGAAAGCTCAGCCAAAAAATCCACACTATCGGCCTCTAGTGCTTTGCAACAGTTACAGCCCAAAGTTGCCTATGTGATTAGCAAAGGCGAGGAAAAAATTACACCAGTGGGTACAATTAAAATGGATGAAACTGTCCTGATTAAGCCTACAGAACGTTTAGCAGTGGATGGTATTGTTTTGTCAGGCGATAGTGAAGTGGATGAATCGTTATTGACAGGGGAGTCTTTGTTAGTTAGAAAGCAATCTGGTGATGAGGTATTTGCTGGTTCAGTCAATGCCAGTGGCAGCCTTATGATTAAGGTGACAAAAACCTTAAAGAATTCGGCTTTAGGACAAATTGTTAGCCTAGTTGAGAACACGCAGTACAACAAAAACTCAATTATTTGTACGCTTGATAAAATCATTCCCTATTTTGTTGGCACGACTATTTTTTTGGCAATAGCGACTTTTATTTATTGGTATCCATATGATTTTGATTTGGCATTGTTAAGTGCCACTAGCGTACTGATTATCACCTGTCCTTGTGCATTTGGGCTGGCTACACCAATGAGTATTGCGGTTGCAAGTGGTGTGGCAATTAAGAAAAAAATACTCATTAAAAACAGTAATGCACTTGAAGTGCTAGATAAAGTAGATTGGGTGGTTTTTGATAAAACTGGCACACTTACCAAAGGTGAGTTTAGCATCAGTCATATTGAAGCTTTAATTGATAAAACCAATTTTATCAATATCATGGCTAGCATTGAAAGGCATTCTGAGCACCCTTTGGCTAAAGCAATTGTTGGCGCTGATAAAACTGGCAGAATTTTAGAGGTAAGCGAGTTTTATGCTGACCATGGTCAAGGTGTGAGTGGTGTTATTAATCAGCAAAGTTATAAAATCGGTCATTTGTCTTATGTGGATAGTAAACATCAAGTAGATACTGATTTGTTAAATAAATCTAGCATATTAGAGCAACAAGGTGCGAGTTGTATTTGGTGTGCTAATGAATCTGACGTGTTGGGTTTTGTTGCTTTAAAAGATCAAATTAAATCAGATGCTACTGAGGTTGTTGATAAGCTTAAATCTATGGGCAAGCAAGTCAGCATATTAAGTGGTGATAGCAAAGTGGTCACCCAAGCGATTGCTTCAAAATTAGGGGTTGAAAATATGATTGCGCAAGCCTTGCCAAAAGATAAGGCCGATTATATAAAACAATTACAGCAAAGCTATACGGTGCTTATGGTAGGTGATGGCGTGAATGATGCACCTGCCTTAGTGCAAGCTAATGCCAGTATTGCGATTGGCTCAGGCAGTGATGTGTCGGTTAATAGTGCAGATTTGGTTATCTTAAAATCTACACTTAGCCCAATTATTGAACTGATTAATTTAGCAAAGCGTACTAACAGCACCATTAAACAAAACATCACTTTTGCACTACTATACAATGCTTTTATGGTGCCACTGGCGATAATGGCAAAAGTTACGCCGCTATTCGCCGCTATTGTTATGCCGATTAGTTCATTAGTTGTGATTGGCAATGCTACGCGTCTAAGAAACAAGTAA
- the glmU gene encoding bifunctional UDP-N-acetylglucosamine diphosphorylase/glucosamine-1-phosphate N-acetyltransferase GlmU, producing MGNTHAIILAAGKGSRMNSSKPKVLQTLSNNTLLEHVFSQAKALCDRIHVVYGFEGEQVQRKINDPNINWVEQIEQLGTGHAVAQVMPHIEDNSISLILYGDVPLIKESTLADLIHKAQQSGIALLSVILDKPTGYGRIIRQNEQIQAIVEQKDANNAQLNINEVNTGIMAVRSQLLKQYLSKINTSNVQGEFCLTDIIACAVADGQTVSSIVSKNQFEVAGVNDKVQLAELERVFQKNQATQFMQQGLSLKDPNRFDCRGTFTFGRDCEIDINVLIEGKVTLGDNTVIAPNCIIKNAKISNQVSILPNCVIEDCVIEDGATIGPFARIRPQTHIKTYAKIGNFVEVKKSTIGENTKVSHLSYVGDAIIGENVNIGAGVITCNYDGVNKHQTIIGDGASIGSDSQLVAPIKIGKNATIGAGSTITKTVSDNQLSLSRTKQTSLKNWQRPTKK from the coding sequence ATGGGCAATACTCATGCTATTATTTTGGCCGCAGGCAAAGGCTCACGCATGAACTCATCCAAGCCAAAAGTCTTGCAAACCTTATCAAATAATACCTTATTGGAGCATGTTTTCTCTCAAGCCAAAGCCTTGTGCGATCGAATTCATGTGGTTTATGGCTTTGAAGGCGAACAAGTACAACGAAAAATTAACGACCCCAATATCAACTGGGTAGAGCAAATTGAACAATTGGGCACTGGACACGCCGTAGCACAAGTAATGCCACATATTGAGGACAATTCAATCTCACTCATATTGTATGGTGATGTGCCACTGATTAAAGAATCCACACTGGCTGATTTAATTCATAAAGCACAGCAAAGTGGCATTGCCTTATTGTCCGTGATTTTAGATAAGCCAACTGGCTATGGGCGCATTATTCGCCAAAATGAACAAATACAAGCCATTGTTGAACAGAAAGATGCAAATAATGCACAACTAAATATTAATGAAGTGAATACAGGTATCATGGCTGTTCGCTCGCAATTATTAAAGCAGTATTTAAGCAAGATCAACACAAGCAATGTCCAAGGGGAATTTTGTTTAACCGATATTATTGCCTGTGCAGTTGCTGATGGGCAAACTGTTTCATCCATCGTTAGCAAAAATCAATTTGAGGTAGCAGGTGTGAATGACAAAGTACAACTGGCAGAATTAGAACGTGTTTTCCAAAAAAATCAAGCGACTCAATTTATGCAACAAGGGCTTAGCTTAAAAGACCCAAATAGGTTTGATTGTCGAGGTACATTCACCTTTGGACGAGATTGCGAGATTGACATTAACGTACTTATTGAAGGTAAAGTGACACTGGGAGACAATACCGTAATTGCACCGAATTGTATTATAAAAAACGCTAAAATTAGCAATCAGGTATCAATTTTGCCAAACTGCGTTATTGAAGATTGCGTTATTGAAGATGGTGCTACTATTGGTCCATTTGCACGCATTCGTCCACAAACTCACATCAAAACCTATGCCAAAATTGGTAATTTTGTTGAAGTTAAAAAGTCTACCATTGGCGAAAACACCAAAGTTTCTCATTTAAGCTATGTGGGCGATGCCATTATCGGCGAGAACGTCAACATTGGCGCTGGTGTCATCACTTGTAATTATGATGGTGTTAACAAACATCAAACCATCATTGGCGATGGTGCCTCCATTGGCTCTGATTCTCAACTAGTTGCACCTATAAAAATTGGTAAAAATGCCACAATTGGTGCGGGCTCTACTATCACTAAAACAGTATCTGACAACCAATTAAGTTTAAGTCGCACCAAGCAAACCAGCCTAAAAAATTGGCAACGTCCGACTAAAAAATAA
- a CDS encoding Fic/DOC family N-terminal domain-containing protein, translating to MSFISNEATLSSKIEGMQTATEDSFKKEEDIKIKQRDD from the coding sequence ATGAGTTTTATAAGTAATGAGGCAACTTTATCTAGCAAAATAGAAGGCATGCAAACTGCGACTGAGGATTCATTTAAAAAAGAGGAGGACATTAAAATAAAGCAAAGAGATGATTAG
- the hemE gene encoding uroporphyrinogen decarboxylase — MSFDYINALLKKPTSRTPIWVMRQAGRYLPEYRATRAKAGDFLTLCKSPELACEVTMQPIDRFDLDAAILFSDILTIPDAMDLGLYFSEGEGPKFSNPLNTLASIEQLKKPNVGNELSYVTDAVSVIKKALNNRVPLIGFTGSPWTLATYMVEGGSSKNFSKVKGLMYENPAHMHQLLDKLADTIIDYLNGQLQAGADSVMIFDTWGGLLNKQSYEDFSLQYMTKIVNGIKREFNGKTIPVTLFTKGGAMWLEQIANSGCDGVALDWTVELNDAQRRIGTKVALQGNLDPCVLYASPEKIRKEVKKILSQFQGDTGHVFNLGHGTSPDVNPEHMKVLVDAVHEFSKR, encoded by the coding sequence ATGTCATTTGATTATATTAATGCCTTATTGAAAAAACCTACCTCACGCACACCTATTTGGGTGATGCGTCAAGCGGGTCGCTATTTACCAGAATATCGAGCAACACGTGCAAAAGCAGGTGATTTCTTAACCCTGTGCAAATCACCTGAACTGGCATGTGAAGTCACCATGCAGCCTATTGATCGTTTTGATTTAGATGCAGCCATTTTGTTCTCAGATATTTTAACCATTCCTGACGCAATGGATTTAGGCTTGTATTTTTCAGAAGGCGAAGGTCCTAAATTTTCAAACCCACTTAATACATTAGCCTCCATTGAGCAATTAAAAAAGCCCAATGTGGGCAATGAGTTGTCTTATGTCACTGACGCCGTATCAGTGATTAAGAAAGCTTTAAATAACAGGGTGCCATTAATTGGCTTTACAGGCAGTCCATGGACATTAGCCACGTATATGGTTGAAGGCGGTTCAAGCAAGAACTTTTCCAAAGTTAAAGGGCTGATGTATGAAAACCCCGCGCACATGCATCAATTATTAGACAAATTAGCAGACACAATTATTGATTATTTGAATGGTCAACTTCAAGCAGGTGCAGATTCGGTGATGATTTTTGACACTTGGGGTGGTTTGTTGAATAAACAAAGCTATGAAGATTTTTCACTTCAATATATGACCAAAATCGTTAATGGTATCAAGCGTGAATTTAACGGTAAAACCATTCCAGTCACCTTGTTTACTAAAGGTGGTGCCATGTGGCTAGAGCAGATTGCAAATAGTGGTTGTGATGGTGTGGCATTGGATTGGACAGTGGAGTTGAATGATGCACAACGGCGTATTGGCACTAAGGTGGCACTTCAGGGTAATTTAGATCCTTGTGTTTTATACGCATCACCTGAAAAAATACGAAAAGAAGTTAAAAAAATCTTATCACAATTTCAAGGCGATACAGGCCACGTATTTAACCTAGGTCATGGCACCTCTCCTGATGTCAATCCTGAGCACATGAAGGTTCTGGTAGATGCTGTGCATGAATTTAGCAAAAGATAA
- a CDS encoding phosphoribosylanthranilate isomerase has protein sequence MKIKVCGFTNADNAKQAAMLGIDAIGLVFYDKSPRCVDIGTAIDVVNALPPFVNRVGLFVNADSDFIDEVLCEVPLDTLQFHGDELAHECAQYAMPFIKALRVNRQTNITKMAEECHQASGLLLDAFNKDIYGGTGEHFDWHLAKVDIDLPIILAGGLNPNTVADAINQVHPYAIDVSSGVESEKGIKDINKIKQFLANMR, from the coding sequence ATGAAGATTAAGGTTTGTGGGTTCACCAATGCAGATAATGCCAAGCAGGCTGCTATGCTTGGTATTGATGCAATTGGTTTGGTGTTTTATGACAAGTCCCCACGCTGTGTTGATATAGGAACTGCGATTGATGTTGTAAATGCATTGCCACCTTTTGTGAATCGTGTGGGCTTGTTTGTGAATGCAGATTCTGATTTTATTGATGAAGTGTTGTGCGAAGTGCCACTGGATACTTTGCAATTCCATGGCGATGAACTGGCACATGAGTGTGCTCAATATGCCATGCCGTTTATTAAGGCGCTGCGTGTGAATAGGCAGACCAATATCACCAAAATGGCAGAGGAGTGCCACCAGGCTAGTGGTTTGTTATTAGATGCGTTTAACAAAGATATTTATGGCGGTACGGGCGAACATTTTGATTGGCACTTGGCTAAGGTTGATATTGACCTGCCTATTATTTTAGCGGGCGGGCTTAACCCTAATACGGTGGCTGATGCTATTAACCAAGTACATCCTTATGCGATTGATGTGTCAAGTGGTGTTGAAAGTGAGAAAGGCATTAAAGATATTAACAAGATTAAACAATTTTTAGCCAATATGAGATAA
- the trpB gene encoding tryptophan synthase subunit beta, translating into MNNYNLPDDKGHFEQYGGVFIAETLMKAVTELKDAYEKYKDDAAFIREFEQDLKHYVGRETPLYHAQNLSKKLGSAQIYLKREDLNHTGAHKINNTIGQALLAKRMDKTRIIAETGAGQHGVATATVAARLGLECVVYMGEVDVARQALNVFRMKLLGATVIPVTSGSKTLKDSVNEAMRDWVTNIDDTFYIIGTVVGPHPYPMMVRDFQSIIGKEAKVQFAAQVGGLPDALVACVGGGSNAIGLFHSFIDDTSVGIYGVEAAGYGLEKGPTAHAAPLCAGSVGVLHGNRTYLMEDENGQIIEGYSISAGLDYPGVGPEHAYLKDSSRAQYVAITDEEALKAFHTLTKVEGILPALESSHAVAYGIKLAKELGKDKNIIINLSGRGDKDIHTIAQIEGIEF; encoded by the coding sequence ATGAATAATTACAATTTACCAGATGATAAGGGCCATTTTGAGCAATATGGCGGTGTTTTTATTGCAGAAACGCTTATGAAAGCAGTCACAGAACTCAAAGATGCTTATGAGAAATATAAAGATGATGCAGCATTTATTCGTGAATTTGAACAGGATTTAAAGCATTATGTAGGTCGTGAAACGCCACTTTATCATGCACAAAATTTAAGCAAAAAGTTGGGCAGTGCCCAGATTTATCTTAAACGTGAAGATTTAAATCATACGGGCGCACATAAAATTAACAATACCATTGGTCAAGCACTACTTGCTAAGCGTATGGATAAAACACGCATCATTGCTGAAACAGGCGCTGGTCAGCATGGCGTGGCAACAGCAACGGTTGCAGCGCGTTTAGGGCTGGAATGTGTGGTTTATATGGGCGAGGTGGATGTGGCTCGCCAAGCACTGAATGTGTTTCGCATGAAGCTGTTAGGTGCCACGGTTATTCCAGTTACTTCAGGTTCAAAAACACTCAAAGACTCAGTTAATGAAGCGATGCGCGATTGGGTGACGAACATTGATGATACGTTTTATATTATTGGCACAGTTGTAGGCCCGCACCCTTATCCAATGATGGTGCGAGATTTTCAGAGTATTATTGGTAAAGAGGCAAAAGTACAATTTGCCGCACAAGTGGGTGGCTTGCCCGATGCTTTAGTGGCTTGTGTGGGTGGTGGCTCGAATGCGATTGGCTTGTTCCATTCGTTTATTGATGATACTTCAGTTGGAATCTATGGTGTTGAGGCAGCAGGATATGGTCTAGAAAAAGGCCCAACTGCACATGCCGCTCCGCTTTGTGCAGGCAGTGTGGGTGTGTTGCATGGCAACCGTACTTATCTAATGGAAGATGAAAATGGGCAAATTATTGAGGGGTATTCAATTTCAGCAGGTCTAGATTATCCTGGCGTTGGCCCAGAACATGCATATTTAAAAGACAGTAGTCGTGCGCAGTATGTAGCAATCACTGATGAAGAGGCATTAAAGGCGTTTCATACACTTACCAAAGTTGAAGGTATTTTGCCAGCGTTAGAGTCTTCTCATGCGGTGGCTTATGGCATTAAGCTTGCAAAAGAATTGGGCAAGGATAAAAATATCATTATTAACCTTTCGGGTCGTGGTGATAAAGATATTCACACCATTGCACAAATTGAAGGCATTGAGTTTTAA
- the ispH gene encoding 4-hydroxy-3-methylbut-2-enyl diphosphate reductase — translation MKILLANPRGFCAGVERAIEIVERALKLHGAPVYVRHEVVHNKFVVDGLKAKGAVFVENIADVPNNQVVIFSAHGVSMAVRKQTQNTGATIYDATCPLVTKVHKEVARKQKQNHQVILIGHKGHPEVEGTLGQSSEDKCVQLVEIIEDVERLNFSKNIHISYTTQTTLSIDDTQYIVDYLKSKFPTIDASKKDDICFATQNRQDGVKILMQSSDVLLVLGSSNSSNSNRLKEIAEKMDIPAYLIDGAGEIDELWLKGMNTIGVTAGASAPEVLVQEVIHYLRDKGATKVIEVNGAKENIHFPVPKELR, via the coding sequence GTGAAAATTTTACTGGCAAACCCACGTGGTTTTTGTGCTGGTGTTGAGCGTGCAATTGAAATTGTGGAGCGTGCGTTAAAGTTGCATGGCGCACCTGTGTATGTTCGTCATGAAGTGGTGCATAATAAATTTGTGGTTGATGGGCTAAAGGCTAAAGGTGCTGTTTTTGTTGAAAATATCGCTGATGTGCCTAATAACCAAGTGGTTATTTTTAGTGCGCATGGCGTATCAATGGCGGTACGAAAACAAACACAAAACACGGGTGCAACTATTTATGATGCCACTTGTCCTTTGGTGACCAAAGTGCATAAAGAAGTTGCCAGAAAACAAAAACAAAATCATCAGGTTATTTTGATTGGTCATAAAGGACATCCAGAGGTTGAAGGCACGTTAGGGCAATCTAGTGAGGACAAGTGTGTTCAATTAGTGGAAATAATTGAGGATGTTGAGCGTTTAAATTTTTCAAAAAATATCCATATTTCTTATACAACACAAACCACGCTTTCGATTGATGATACTCAATATATTGTGGATTATTTAAAATCAAAGTTCCCCACTATTGATGCGTCCAAGAAAGATGATATTTGTTTTGCCACACAAAATCGTCAAGACGGAGTTAAAATCTTGATGCAATCTTCTGATGTGTTGTTAGTATTAGGTTCTAGCAACTCATCTAACTCAAATCGCCTTAAAGAAATTGCTGAAAAAATGGACATTCCTGCCTATCTGATTGATGGTGCTGGTGAAATTGATGAGTTATGGCTTAAAGGCATGAATACAATAGGCGTAACTGCAGGCGCTTCAGCGCCAGAAGTTTTGGTTCAAGAAGTAATCCATTATTTGCGAGATAAGGGCGCAACTAAAGTTATTGAAGTGAATGGTGCGAAGGAAAATATTCATTTCCCAGTGCCAAAAGAATTAAGATAG